One Theropithecus gelada isolate Dixy unplaced genomic scaffold, Tgel_1.0 HiC_scaffold_16125, whole genome shotgun sequence genomic region harbors:
- the LOC112617377 gene encoding coiled-coil domain-containing protein 160, with translation MRELRPKSFSELEREASTQIFRFFTHGPAFLFLSTMLATSVNNVPALVLNCVFQILEEGPGEMDARRKHWKEYMFTPFFSAQDVLEETSQPESSSEQTTTDSSKRMEEIYNLSSRKFQEESKFRRKKYIFQLNEIEQESNLRENKINISQNETDTNSASYESSNVDVTTEESFNSTEDSSTCSTDNLPALLRQDIRKKLMERMSPKLCLNILNEELEELNMKCRKIEEEFENAEKELLYYRKEIFTKPLNFQETETDASKSDYEVQALRNDLSEKATNVKNLSEQLQQAKEVIHKLNLENRDLKEAVRNLKHQTKFGNVLLKEEMKSYYELEMAKIRGELSAVKNELRTEKTLQARNNRALELLRKYYASSMATSSSIFDHFTGDFF, from the coding sequence atgagggaactgaggcccaaGTCATTCAGTGAGTTAGAGAGAGAGGCCAGCACTCAAATATTTAGATTCTTCACCCATGGGCCagcattcttatttctttctactATGCTAGCTACTAGTGTAAATAATGTGCCTGCCTTggttttaaattgtgtttttcagATATTGGAAGAGGGGCCTGGAGAAATGgatgctagaagaaaacactggaagGAGTATATGTTTACTCCTTTTTTTAGTGCACAGGATGTTCTAGAAGAGACTTCTCAGCCTGAATCTTCTTCTGAACAAACGACTACAGATAGCAGCAAGAGAATGGAAGAAATTTATAATTTGTCCAGTAGAAAGTTTCAAGAAGAAAGTaaatttaggaggaaaaaatatattttccaactaaatgaaatagaacaaGAATCAAATTTAAGAGAGAACAAGATAAACATTTCACAGAACGAGACAGACACAAATTCTGCATCCTATGAATCATCTAATGTGGATGTTACAACCGAAGAAAGCTTTAACAGCACAGAAGATAGCTCTACCTGCAGTACAGATAACTTACCAGCTCTACTAAGACAAGACATAAGAAAGAAACTTATGGAAAGAATGTCTCCAAAACTTTGCCTGAATATTTTGAATGAAGAACTGGAAGAACTTAATatgaaatgcagaaaaatagaagaggaattTGAAAACGCTGAAAAAGAACTTTTGTActacagaaaagaaatattcacaAAACCTCTAAATTTTCAAGAAACAGAGACAGATGCTTCAAAAAGCGACTATGAAGTTCAAGCTTTAAGAAATGACCTGTCTGAAAAAGCAACAAATGTAAAAAACTTAAGTGAACAACTCCAGCAAGCCAAAGAAGTCATCCACAAATTGAACCTAGAGAACAGAGATTTAAAAGAAGCTGTTAGGAACTTAAAACATCAAACCAAGTTTGGAAATGTGCtcctaaaagaagaaatgaaatcgTATTATGAATTAGAAATGGCAAAGATCCGCGGAGAGCTCAGTGCCGTCAAGAATGAACTGAGAACTGAGAAGACCCTACAAGCAAGAAATAACAGAGCCTTGGAGTTGCTTAGAAAATACTATGCTTCTTCAATGGCAACATCATCAAGTATCTTTGACCACTTTactggggattttttttaa